One Falsarthrobacter nasiphocae DNA segment encodes these proteins:
- a CDS encoding alpha/beta fold hydrolase, translating to MTATGQTGQPPVLLLHGFASTAEETFGQPGWIRALEQAGRRVIAPDLPGHGSSEAPLPQTRADLLSWAADQAEAARRETGSVDVAGYSLGSTLAWELALMPDAGVRRLVLAGVPRRDHLADLAEGVTNESTLFLAKATDAAGDDEAQRRLEAVVKAAAEDPFNGAERLAAEGPPEQLVLVAAGSQDQLALMPAEVKAAARLFGTSDPDGLVVQGRDHVSVLPSRELRKAVVDALGG from the coding sequence GTGACTGCAACCGGGCAGACCGGACAGCCTCCCGTCCTGCTGCTGCACGGCTTCGCCTCGACGGCCGAGGAGACCTTCGGCCAGCCGGGGTGGATCCGCGCCCTGGAGCAGGCGGGCAGGCGTGTCATCGCGCCGGACCTGCCCGGCCACGGCTCGAGCGAGGCGCCCCTGCCGCAAACCCGAGCGGACCTCCTCTCGTGGGCGGCTGATCAGGCCGAGGCCGCCCGACGTGAGACGGGCAGCGTGGACGTGGCGGGCTATTCGCTGGGCTCCACTCTCGCGTGGGAGTTGGCCCTCATGCCGGATGCCGGGGTTCGCCGACTCGTCCTCGCGGGGGTGCCCCGCCGGGACCATCTCGCGGACCTGGCCGAGGGCGTGACGAACGAGTCGACCCTCTTCCTGGCGAAGGCCACTGACGCGGCGGGCGACGACGAGGCGCAGCGGCGGCTCGAGGCCGTCGTCAAGGCCGCGGCCGAGGACCCGTTCAACGGGGCCGAGCGCCTGGCGGCCGAAGGTCCGCCGGAGCAGCTGGTTCTCGTGGCTGCCGGCTCCCAGGACCAGCTGGCGCTCATGCCGGCGGAGGTCAAGGCTGCCGCCCGCCTTTTCGGCACCTCGGACCCGGACGGCCTTGTCGTCCAAGGGCGGGACCACGTCTCGGTTCTGCCGAGCCGGGAGCTGCGGAAGGCCGTCGTCGACGCTCTGGGCGGATAG
- a CDS encoding SMC family ATPase, which produces MRILSLTLTGIGPFAGTESVDFRHFADTGLFLLRGDTGAGKSTVLNALVYGLYGTTKDANPRLVSDHKAPETEPSVVVEFAVGDAEYRIERVPAWSRPKRRGQGITAERTRGALFRRTGGAWEDVTSNQQEIGKAVTEIVGLTREQFLQVVLLQQGRFARFLMADDKERREILERLFAAEPYAHIQERLREKARELREGVEGELAAREAHAAAARGHAEEALRWGLRPSPVQEDEGPDGIREEPAWDAAELAGALGEEAVRQASASEDARAAAERAESELTRHAALLTSLRDWARVIEAADRLAEGAEAAAASEGALARHRRAETVMGAVEAARREAAEAQTRGEEADRAAASLAEARSLVPEWAAGDSEAEAQAQAWEERAERVREAVRLGELILRRDTARVTAGSAVEDARTGATRAAQGAAEADEAAAAALERHAALAAAIGDPTAAAHAVTTAAERVDVAGRAEAAEQACRAGEERLGRASAEEAVALEALAVIRRRFAEQVAPRLAAQLQDGEPCLVCGSVEHPEPAAYAAEGSGVTEAEIESAETELTERRHAREGAHRDLERARERLAGLNDQLGGASRSELEAQLASAQAQAEEIQTRQAAAEAAAGEATAAQADAQRAQLASAEAAARLAAADAAHAAARAELDRALEDWLTAAAEAGWPGAEAAAGLPEATPVAAAAAGLPEATPVAAAGAARDELASAAALLASSAVAARACETARTRAQDAQERASAAAAAQTARLKESAFADAEDAANSLLSPEAVREAEERVACRDRDRHRVRDAIAGAAGVSRDTAWQPSPEVRAALEGCVEGRPDGQDIPWRPAWALALGQAEATGARLARARRILALRRDALVRRHAAVASLAVQARRTADALQDIDDRLGPALEALQRVSALAETANGRGPDNERRMALQAFVLASRLEDIAAAASQILHEMSGRYEIVYDDTKKGLKEAGLGLAVVDHWTLASRAPESLSGGEMFMASLSLALGLARVVQEESGGIELGTLFIDEGFGSLDAETLDTVMEQIEALRADGGRTIGIVSHVTEMHGRIGHQIMVSKTQRGSTLSTRSDAGV; this is translated from the coding sequence ATGAGGATCCTCTCCCTCACCCTGACCGGCATCGGCCCATTCGCTGGGACCGAGTCCGTGGATTTCCGCCACTTTGCTGACACCGGCCTGTTCCTCTTGCGCGGGGACACGGGCGCGGGCAAGTCCACCGTGCTCAACGCGCTCGTCTACGGGCTCTACGGCACCACCAAAGATGCCAACCCGCGCCTCGTCTCTGACCACAAGGCGCCGGAGACGGAGCCCAGCGTCGTCGTCGAGTTCGCGGTCGGTGACGCGGAATACCGCATCGAGCGTGTGCCGGCATGGTCCCGCCCCAAGCGGCGCGGCCAGGGGATCACGGCCGAGCGCACGCGCGGTGCCCTCTTCCGGCGCACGGGCGGCGCCTGGGAGGACGTGACGAGCAACCAGCAGGAGATCGGCAAGGCCGTCACCGAGATCGTGGGCCTGACCCGGGAGCAGTTCCTCCAGGTCGTCCTCCTTCAGCAGGGCCGCTTCGCCCGGTTCCTCATGGCGGATGACAAGGAGCGGCGGGAGATCCTCGAGCGCCTCTTCGCAGCCGAGCCCTACGCGCACATTCAGGAGCGCCTCCGCGAGAAGGCCCGCGAGCTTCGGGAGGGCGTCGAGGGGGAGCTCGCGGCACGGGAGGCCCACGCGGCGGCCGCCCGCGGACACGCAGAGGAGGCCCTTCGGTGGGGGCTCCGGCCTTCCCCCGTCCAAGAGGACGAGGGCCCGGACGGGATCCGTGAGGAACCCGCCTGGGACGCGGCAGAACTGGCGGGAGCGCTCGGGGAGGAGGCTGTCCGCCAGGCGAGCGCGTCCGAGGACGCGCGGGCGGCGGCCGAACGAGCCGAGTCCGAGCTCACGAGGCATGCTGCCCTCCTGACGAGCCTGAGGGACTGGGCGCGGGTCATCGAGGCCGCTGACCGCCTCGCCGAGGGCGCGGAGGCCGCCGCCGCGTCGGAGGGCGCCCTCGCCCGTCATCGCCGGGCGGAGACGGTCATGGGCGCGGTCGAGGCCGCTCGGCGAGAGGCCGCAGAGGCGCAGACCCGAGGAGAGGAGGCAGACCGGGCCGCCGCCTCGCTGGCGGAGGCCCGCAGCCTCGTCCCCGAGTGGGCGGCCGGTGATTCAGAAGCCGAGGCCCAGGCACAGGCCTGGGAAGAGCGGGCCGAGCGTGTGCGGGAAGCCGTTCGCCTCGGTGAGCTCATCCTGCGCCGGGACACTGCGCGTGTGACGGCGGGGTCCGCGGTGGAGGACGCCCGAACGGGAGCCACGCGAGCCGCCCAGGGCGCGGCTGAGGCGGACGAAGCCGCCGCGGCGGCCCTGGAGCGCCACGCAGCCCTGGCGGCTGCCATCGGAGACCCGACCGCCGCCGCCCACGCCGTCACCACAGCCGCCGAGCGCGTGGACGTCGCGGGCCGCGCCGAGGCAGCCGAACAGGCCTGCCGCGCCGGGGAGGAGAGGCTCGGGCGCGCCTCCGCCGAAGAGGCCGTCGCCCTCGAGGCCCTGGCCGTCATCCGCCGCCGGTTCGCGGAGCAGGTCGCCCCTCGGCTCGCCGCCCAGCTCCAGGACGGCGAGCCATGCCTCGTGTGCGGCTCCGTCGAGCACCCCGAGCCCGCCGCCTACGCCGCAGAGGGCTCCGGCGTCACCGAAGCCGAGATCGAGTCCGCCGAGACCGAGCTGACGGAACGCCGCCACGCCCGGGAGGGGGCGCACAGGGACCTGGAACGAGCCCGCGAGCGGCTCGCCGGGCTCAACGACCAGCTGGGAGGGGCGAGCCGTTCCGAGCTCGAGGCCCAGCTCGCCTCCGCCCAAGCACAGGCGGAGGAGATCCAGACACGCCAGGCGGCCGCCGAGGCCGCCGCGGGCGAGGCCACGGCCGCACAGGCGGATGCGCAGCGGGCTCAACTCGCCTCAGCGGAGGCGGCCGCTCGCCTCGCCGCCGCAGACGCCGCACACGCCGCAGCGCGGGCCGAACTGGACCGCGCCCTCGAGGACTGGCTGACCGCCGCCGCCGAGGCCGGCTGGCCAGGCGCGGAAGCGGCAGCCGGACTCCCCGAGGCCACGCCGGTGGCCGCCGCGGCAGCCGGACTCCCCGAGGCCACGCCGGTGGCCGCCGCGGGAGCCGCGCGAGACGAGCTCGCCTCGGCGGCCGCGCTCCTGGCCTCCTCCGCGGTGGCCGCTCGCGCCTGCGAGACAGCCCGCACGCGTGCCCAGGACGCGCAAGAACGAGCCTCAGCAGCGGCGGCCGCGCAGACCGCTCGCCTCAAGGAGTCCGCCTTCGCGGATGCCGAGGATGCCGCGAACAGTCTCCTGTCCCCGGAGGCCGTCCGGGAGGCTGAGGAGCGAGTCGCCTGCCGGGACCGAGACAGGCACCGCGTTCGGGACGCCATCGCAGGGGCGGCCGGAGTCTCACGGGACACCGCCTGGCAGCCGTCACCGGAGGTCCGCGCAGCCCTCGAGGGCTGCGTCGAGGGCCGCCCAGACGGTCAGGACATCCCATGGCGGCCGGCCTGGGCCCTCGCCCTCGGCCAGGCCGAGGCCACAGGTGCCCGGCTCGCGCGGGCACGCCGCATCCTCGCCCTGCGCCGCGATGCGCTCGTCCGCCGCCACGCGGCCGTCGCGAGCCTCGCGGTGCAGGCTCGCCGCACAGCGGACGCCCTCCAGGACATCGACGATCGCCTCGGGCCCGCGCTCGAGGCCCTGCAGCGCGTCAGCGCGCTCGCGGAGACAGCCAATGGCCGCGGCCCTGACAATGAGCGGCGCATGGCCCTCCAGGCGTTCGTGCTCGCGAGCCGGCTCGAGGACATCGCCGCTGCAGCCAGCCAGATCCTCCACGAGATGTCCGGACGTTACGAGATTGTCTACGACGACACGAAAAAGGGCCTCAAGGAGGCAGGCCTCGGGTTGGCCGTGGTCGATCACTGGACCCTGGCCAGCCGCGCCCCCGAGAGCCTGTCCGGCGGCGAGATGTTCATGGCCTCTCTCTCCCTGGCACTCGGACTCGCGCGGGTCGTCCAAGAGGAGAGCGGAGGCATCGAGCTGGGGACGCTCTTCATTGACGAAGGCTTCGGCTCCCTCGACGCGGAGACACTGGACACAGTCATGGAGCAGATCGAGGCGCTCAGAGCGGACGGCGGGCGGACCATCGGTATCGTGTCGCATGTGACTGAAATGCACGGACGGATCGGGCACCAGATTATGGTGAGCAAGACCCAACGGGGGTCCACACTGTCGACCCGCTCGGACGCGGGCGTATGA
- a CDS encoding MFS transporter, which produces MTAPAGKIDSAESPFAAFRTLFAAASRPFLLGSALGRIPQAMMAVGTLTYIPSVGGSYALAGLASASVGIGSAVGAPLFGRLVDRRGPRGVLLVFAIIQAVAFLAYLLSAPVLVHAQTAWAQTLLLLHSAVIGAACPQIGAVARVVWRKTFGSGSRMGTAMSYESTVDELSFVVGPVLVGALATVVTPAAPMIVSALWVLASVIVLVRSLPRTGTQTESAGPARLTGWVMTQIVLCTLGMISMGTIFGGTLTALLPFTHEHGLPDGAGLLYGALSLTSAIVAVSMPFWAPRVPKEARWAGAGALLVVFALIAYGATSIGGMLVALLLMGLPVGATMVTIFETAGEETPAGVLATVMTVLGSGIVLGTSLSSAAAGALADEAGSGAAFGVAVAGAAGILITGAVQAALHWAHARRATGGNER; this is translated from the coding sequence ATGACCGCCCCCGCCGGCAAGATCGACTCCGCAGAATCCCCCTTCGCCGCATTCCGAACACTCTTCGCTGCGGCGTCCCGCCCGTTCCTCCTCGGTTCGGCCCTCGGGCGCATCCCGCAGGCCATGATGGCGGTCGGCACCCTGACGTACATTCCCAGTGTCGGGGGCAGCTACGCCCTCGCGGGCCTGGCCTCGGCCTCCGTCGGGATCGGCTCCGCCGTTGGTGCGCCGCTCTTCGGGCGCCTCGTCGACCGCCGCGGGCCCAGGGGAGTGCTCCTCGTGTTCGCGATCATCCAAGCCGTCGCCTTCCTCGCCTATCTCCTCTCGGCGCCCGTGCTCGTCCACGCGCAGACCGCCTGGGCCCAGACCCTGCTCCTCCTGCACTCCGCCGTCATCGGGGCTGCCTGCCCGCAGATCGGAGCCGTGGCGCGGGTCGTCTGGCGCAAGACCTTCGGGTCGGGTTCCCGCATGGGAACGGCCATGTCCTACGAGAGCACCGTGGACGAGCTCTCCTTCGTCGTCGGTCCCGTGCTCGTCGGAGCCCTCGCCACCGTCGTCACCCCCGCCGCGCCGATGATCGTCTCCGCCCTGTGGGTCCTCGCGTCCGTCATCGTCCTCGTCCGCAGCCTGCCCCGCACCGGGACCCAGACCGAGAGCGCCGGGCCCGCTCGACTCACGGGATGGGTCATGACACAGATTGTGCTGTGCACGCTCGGCATGATCTCGATGGGCACGATCTTCGGCGGGACCCTGACCGCCCTCCTGCCGTTCACCCACGAGCACGGCCTTCCAGACGGCGCGGGCCTCCTCTACGGAGCGCTGTCCCTCACCTCGGCCATCGTCGCCGTCTCCATGCCGTTCTGGGCCCCGCGCGTCCCCAAGGAGGCCCGCTGGGCCGGGGCGGGCGCGCTCCTCGTCGTCTTCGCGCTCATCGCCTACGGGGCGACGAGCATCGGGGGCATGCTCGTGGCGCTGCTCCTCATGGGCCTGCCCGTCGGCGCCACGATGGTGACGATCTTCGAGACAGCCGGCGAGGAGACGCCCGCGGGAGTGCTAGCCACAGTCATGACCGTTCTCGGCAGCGGAATCGTCCTGGGCACCTCGCTCTCCTCCGCCGCGGCGGGAGCCCTCGCCGACGAGGCAGGCAGCGGTGCGGCGTTCGGAGTTGCCGTCGCGGGCGCGGCGGGCATCCTCATCACGGGCGCCGTGCAGGCCGCCCTCCACTGGGCGCACGCCCGCCGGGCGACGGGCGGCAACGAGCGGTAG
- a CDS encoding malate:quinone oxidoreductase, with translation MTEDRLGTALSAEQPTEEFTDVLLLGAGIMSATLGTMLQEVDPNLQIRLIEMEDRPGTESSAPWNNAGTGHAALCELNYAPQNADGTVSTAKALAINEQFQVTRQYWSHLVRSGRLTDPSSFVNPIPHASFVWGDAHADYLRARYEAFSAEPLFRDMEHTEDPEVIRSWAPLIMEGRTPGTRLAMSRFKGGTDVDFGALTRKLVAALSERGGQVEYRVQAKDVTRNADGTWTVLVKHLDTNEERRIRARFVFVGAGGGALPLLQKSGIPEGKGFAGFPISGQFLRCTDESIVAQHAAKVYGQAQVGAPPMSVPHLDTRFVNGKRALMFGPFAGFSTKFLKGGSFLDLPLSLRPQNIVPMLAVAKDNVDLTKYLVTEVLKSQDSRIAALKDFAPAAQKGQWELITAGQRVQVIKKDPQKGGILQFGTELITSADGSLAALLGASPGASTAAPIMIELIRRCFGTDFPRYEERLREIIPSYGKKLNEHPDLLDEVTASTNEALGLTS, from the coding sequence CCACTCTCGGCACGATGCTGCAGGAGGTGGACCCGAACCTTCAGATCCGCCTCATCGAGATGGAGGACCGCCCGGGCACGGAGTCCTCCGCGCCGTGGAACAACGCAGGCACGGGCCACGCCGCCCTCTGCGAGCTCAACTACGCGCCCCAGAACGCCGACGGCACCGTGAGCACCGCCAAGGCCCTCGCGATCAACGAGCAGTTCCAGGTGACCCGCCAGTACTGGTCCCACCTCGTCCGCAGCGGACGGCTCACGGACCCCAGCTCCTTCGTCAATCCCATCCCCCACGCAAGCTTCGTCTGGGGCGACGCGCACGCCGACTACCTCCGCGCCCGCTACGAGGCGTTCTCGGCCGAGCCGCTCTTCCGGGACATGGAGCACACCGAGGACCCGGAGGTCATCCGCTCCTGGGCGCCGCTCATCATGGAGGGCCGCACCCCCGGCACCCGCCTCGCCATGTCGCGGTTCAAGGGCGGCACGGACGTCGATTTCGGTGCCCTGACCCGCAAGCTCGTCGCTGCCCTCAGCGAGCGCGGCGGCCAGGTCGAGTACCGGGTCCAGGCCAAGGACGTCACCCGCAACGCGGACGGCACGTGGACCGTCCTCGTCAAGCACCTCGACACGAACGAGGAGCGCCGCATCCGGGCGCGCTTCGTCTTCGTCGGCGCCGGCGGCGGCGCCCTTCCCCTCCTGCAGAAGTCCGGGATCCCCGAGGGCAAGGGCTTCGCAGGGTTCCCCATCTCGGGGCAGTTCCTGCGGTGCACCGACGAGTCCATCGTGGCCCAGCACGCCGCCAAGGTCTACGGCCAGGCGCAGGTTGGAGCCCCGCCGATGTCCGTGCCGCACCTCGACACCCGCTTCGTCAACGGCAAGCGCGCCCTCATGTTCGGCCCGTTCGCCGGGTTCTCCACGAAGTTCCTCAAGGGCGGCTCCTTCCTTGACCTGCCGCTGTCCCTGCGCCCGCAGAACATCGTCCCGATGCTCGCCGTGGCCAAGGACAACGTGGACCTGACGAAGTACCTCGTCACTGAGGTCCTCAAGAGCCAGGACTCTCGCATCGCGGCGCTCAAGGACTTCGCGCCCGCCGCGCAGAAGGGCCAGTGGGAGCTCATCACCGCCGGTCAGCGCGTCCAGGTCATCAAGAAGGACCCCCAGAAGGGCGGCATCCTCCAGTTCGGCACCGAGCTCATCACGTCCGCCGACGGCTCGCTTGCCGCACTGCTCGGCGCGTCCCCGGGAGCGTCCACGGCCGCACCGATCATGATCGAGCTCATTCGCCGCTGCTTCGGCACGGACTTCCCGCGGTACGAGGAGCGCCTGCGCGAGATCATCCCGTCCTACGGAAAGAAGCTCAACGAGCACCCTGATCTCCTCGATGAGGTCACGGCGTCCACCAACGAGGCCCTCGGCCTCACGTCCTGA
- a CDS encoding metallophosphoesterase family protein: MRIFHTSDWHLGRQFHGASLRESFESWASFVVETVRERAVDVLVIAGDVYDRAYPPVWAVELVDETLARVRDAGAAVVLSPGNHDSATRLGFGASILRHGGVHIGADVHRIGEPVTLTGRSGAAVDFFMLPFLDTSLLRVARPEWLEARLGEEPADTESIHRAALETMRDAAKPGRPAVVLAHSFVRGGTSTDSEREIRPEVRQGGLGEIPAGLFEGFAYAALGHLHRRQRIADSVRYSGSPIPFSFSEAGHRKGGLMVEVSPGGDTSISEVDFRGFRAVSRIEGTLEELLADPALAAAEEHFVSATLTDTERPAEPMRRLRTRFPLALEIRTPNIEMASAGGYAQRVRRATSRGDVVEMFYSFVRGRALDAEERPIVASVLEDVAAAERSA, translated from the coding sequence ATGAGGATCTTTCACACGTCAGACTGGCACCTCGGGCGGCAGTTCCACGGGGCGTCCCTCCGTGAGTCCTTCGAGTCATGGGCGTCATTCGTCGTGGAGACGGTTCGGGAGCGGGCTGTGGACGTGCTCGTCATTGCCGGGGACGTCTACGACCGCGCGTACCCGCCGGTGTGGGCGGTGGAGCTCGTTGACGAGACCCTGGCGCGGGTGCGCGACGCCGGCGCCGCCGTCGTCTTGAGCCCCGGAAACCATGACTCGGCCACTCGGCTGGGATTCGGCGCCTCCATTCTCCGGCACGGCGGGGTGCACATCGGGGCGGACGTCCACCGAATTGGCGAGCCCGTGACGCTGACCGGCCGCAGCGGGGCCGCTGTGGACTTCTTCATGCTCCCCTTCTTGGACACATCCCTGCTGAGGGTGGCGCGCCCCGAGTGGCTCGAGGCCCGGCTCGGTGAGGAGCCGGCGGACACGGAGTCCATCCACCGTGCGGCGCTCGAGACCATGCGGGACGCGGCGAAGCCCGGGCGGCCGGCCGTCGTCCTGGCGCACTCGTTCGTGCGCGGAGGCACCTCCACGGACAGCGAGAGGGAGATCCGCCCCGAGGTCCGTCAAGGCGGCCTGGGGGAGATCCCCGCGGGCCTGTTCGAGGGCTTCGCCTATGCCGCGCTGGGGCACTTGCACCGGCGCCAGCGGATTGCGGACTCGGTGCGCTACTCCGGCTCCCCGATCCCCTTCTCCTTCTCCGAGGCGGGTCACCGCAAGGGCGGTCTCATGGTGGAGGTCTCCCCAGGCGGGGACACGAGCATCTCGGAGGTTGACTTCCGTGGTTTTCGCGCGGTCAGCCGGATCGAGGGGACCCTCGAGGAGCTGCTCGCAGACCCCGCGCTGGCGGCCGCCGAGGAGCACTTCGTCTCGGCCACCCTGACGGACACGGAGCGGCCGGCTGAACCCATGAGGCGGTTGCGCACCCGCTTCCCCCTCGCCCTTGAGATCCGCACGCCCAACATCGAGATGGCCTCCGCGGGCGGGTACGCGCAGCGCGTGCGCCGGGCCACGAGCCGGGGAGACGTCGTGGAGATGTTCTACTCGTTCGTGCGGGGGCGCGCCTTGGACGCGGAGGAGAGGCCCATCGTCGCCTCGGTCCTCGAGGACGTCGCGGCCGCGGAGCGCAGCGCATGA